A window of Candidatus Nitrospira allomarina genomic DNA:
TCACGAAAACAGTTCCACATTTACCGTTTCAGAAATCTGCTGATAAAGGGAGTGCGCTTTGGCTACTAAAATAGACCCTCCCTCACTCCGCGACGATGCCTTCCGGTTCATTTGGAACTTGGACCGGGGAAGGTGAGTTGACCGTAGCGGTGAACATGCCCAACACATCCTCCACGACCAGATAGAGACAGGGAATAAGCACGAGCATGATGGCGGTGGCAAAGAGAATTCCAAATCCCAGTGAAATGGCCATGGGAATCATGAACCGGGCCTGACGGGATGTTTCGAAAATCATGGGACCCAATCCGCCGAAGGTGGTGAGGGTGGTTAACAGAATGGGCCGGAACCGGCGGATGCCCGCCTGGCAGATGGCCTCAAAGGCATTATTTCCTTCCCGCCGCTTGGTATTGGCATAGTCGATCATGATTAACGAATCGTTGACCACCACTCCGCCAAGCGCAATGATCCCCATCATACTGATGATGCTGATGTTGTAGCCCATAATCATATGCCCGATCACCGCACCAACCAACCCGAACGGAATGGATGTCATCACAATGGCCGGTTGAAGGTAACTACGAAACGGGACGGCCAGCAGGACATAAATCAGGATCAATGCCAGTGTCGAACTATAGAGAAAACTCTGAAGGGCATCTCGCATATCGGCCTGGCGTCCTTCGAAGCTGTAACTGAGGCCGGGATAATCACGAAGCAGGGCCGGAAGCACGTCGCTTTTCAGTTTATTCAGGACAAGGTTGGTTTCCTTTGCGGGTTGGACATTCGCGGTGACGGTCACGGTGCGGTGTCCGTCTCGACGGGTGATTTCCCGAAACGCCCGGCCTTTTTCGACCGTCGCAACCTGATACAGCGGCACGTGTGGACCGGCAGGCGTTCGAATCACCAGATTTTCCACGTGGTATTCGCTCGAGCGCTCCGACTCCGGGAATCGCACCAGTACTTTGATCTCGTTCCGCCCTCGTTGCTGGCGAAGGGCTTCCGATCCATAAAACGCGTTGCGGGCTTGTCTGGCGATATCCCCGGCGGTGAGACCGAGGCTGCGGGCCTCCTCTTTGATGCGGAAGTCCAGTTGGGGTTTCCCTGGAGAATACCCGTCGTCCACGTCTTTGACGCTGCCGAATTCAGCCAGACGGTCGGCCAAATCGGTGCTCGCCTTATCGAGCATGTCAATATTCCGATGGCTGAGTTCAACACTGATCCCGGCCCCGCGCCCCGGTCCCCCGCTATCCGCCTCAAATCGCAGATATTCCACTCCCGGGAAATCCGGCGTGTGTTCCCTCCAGAGGGTGGTCAATTCGCTGGTGCTAAGGGGACGATGGTTCGCATCCGGCAAATAGGCGCGAACGTCGATGGTGTTTTCCAGCACCAGCGCAAAGGTGCCGTTGGTAATATGTTGTCCCGGATACTGGTCGATCACCTCTTGCACAGAACGGATTAACCCGTCCCGGACCCGGATCATTTCCTCGGGAGGACTTCCAAAAGGAAGCGCGGCTGAGGCCTTGGCAAAATCAGCCTCAACAGTGGGCATGAGAATAAAGCCCATGCGTCCGCTGAATGGATAGGCCAGCACAATGGCAAAAATCCCGAACCCGATGGCAATCGTCAAGTAGCGGTGAGTAATGGCCCGGCGGAGAAAAGGACCATAGGTCCGTTCGACGAATCGGGAAAACCATGCACTGAACCGTTGTTGGGTGTGATGCAGGGTTCTGCCGATGGTGCCGGTCGGTTTGGCGCCCGAATGTGCCAGGTGAGCGGGAAGGACGAATAAGGCTTCGACCCAGGAAATAATGAAGGCGGTCGAGACCACCACGGGAATCACGGCCCAGATTTTTCCGAAGGATCCGGGCATGAACATCAGCGGCAGGAAGGCCACGATATTCGTCAAAATACTGAAGCTGATGGGAATGGCAATATCCCGTGCCCCCAGGATGGCTGCCTCGCTGAAGGATTTGCCGCGTTGCCGGTATTCATAAATGTTTTCCCCCGCAATAATGGCATCATCCACGACAATCCCAAGCGCAATTATGAATGCAAAGAGGGACACCATATTGATAGACACGTCCATGGCCGGCAGAAAGAGCATGGCCCCCAGAAATGACGTCGGGATCCCCACCGTCACCCAGAACGCCAGTTTGTATTCCAGAAACAGGGTGAGAATAGCCAGGACCAGCAACAATCCGAGAAATCCATTCTTCAGCAGAAGCGTAAGCCGTTGATAATAGATTTCCGACCGGTCTTTGAGAATGGTGTAATGGATGGAGGCCGGCAGATCAGGAATAATACGGTCCATCGCGGCGCGTGCGCTTTCCGACACACCGATCGGGGTTTGATCTCCCACTCGAAAGATTTCGATGCCAATGGCACGTACCCCGTTAAATGTGGCATACGTTTCGCTTTCCTGGAATCCTTCCGACACGTGGGCGATATCTCCGAGACGCAAGAGCGTTCCCGTTTGGTTGGCAATGATGGGGATGTCGGCAAAGTCCGAGGCCCAATCCCGTCGTTCCTGCACGCGCAACAAAATTTCTCCGCTGGAGGTTTCCACGCTTCCACCCGATCGATCGAGCGCGGTCGCGGCTATGGTTTGTGCGATGTCCTCCAATGTCAGTCCATAGGCCCGGAGGTCCTCTTGAGACACCTCCACATGAATTTCATACGCTCGCGCGCCTTCAAGGTCGATTTGGGTAATGCCGGGTTCTTGTAAGAGACGATCCCGAACCTGTTCGGCGACCTCACGAAGGGTCCATTCCGAAACGTCACCATACAACTGAAGCGTCAGGACGTCGCGACGGCGGGTATCCAATGTGACACTCGGCTTTTCCGTATCCTCGGGAAACGTCACGATGCGGCTGATCGCCTGCTGAATGTCCTGATAAACTTTTTGATTGTTGGAGTTGGCGAGGAGTTCGACGATGACCGTTCCCTGGTTTTCACCGGCGGTGGCCCGGATCTCGTTCACCCCTTCAAGTCCGCGAACCCCTTCTTCAATCGCCAGAATCACCCCTTGTTCGACTTCTTCGGGACTTGCGCCGGGAAAGGGGACCGTAATGGTAACGGTGTCTTCTTCAAACTCGGGAAAGACCTCCTGCTTAATGTGGGAGGCCATAAACAGTCCACCCAGCAGTAACGTCAACATGAGCAGGTTGGGCGTAATCCGGTTGTGCACCATCCAGGCCAGAGGGCCGGATTCCCGGTGAGGGGGAGTCGTGGAAGGGTTAGGTTCCATGGGGAGTCACTGGTGTGTCGGAACGACTGTTATTCAAGCGAATGGGCATCCCATCCGTGGGAGCGGAAATGTCGGTGACTACTAAGCGGTCTCCCGTTTCCAGGCCTTCTGAAATAAAGACCTCATGTTGGCCACGATAGGCGATCGTTACCTGACGAATG
This region includes:
- a CDS encoding efflux RND transporter permease subunit, with the translated sequence MEPNPSTTPPHRESGPLAWMVHNRITPNLLMLTLLLGGLFMASHIKQEVFPEFEEDTVTITVPFPGASPEEVEQGVILAIEEGVRGLEGVNEIRATAGENQGTVIVELLANSNNQKVYQDIQQAISRIVTFPEDTEKPSVTLDTRRRDVLTLQLYGDVSEWTLREVAEQVRDRLLQEPGITQIDLEGARAYEIHVEVSQEDLRAYGLTLEDIAQTIAATALDRSGGSVETSSGEILLRVQERRDWASDFADIPIIANQTGTLLRLGDIAHVSEGFQESETYATFNGVRAIGIEIFRVGDQTPIGVSESARAAMDRIIPDLPASIHYTILKDRSEIYYQRLTLLLKNGFLGLLLVLAILTLFLEYKLAFWVTVGIPTSFLGAMLFLPAMDVSINMVSLFAFIIALGIVVDDAIIAGENIYEYRQRGKSFSEAAILGARDIAIPISFSILTNIVAFLPLMFMPGSFGKIWAVIPVVVSTAFIISWVEALFVLPAHLAHSGAKPTGTIGRTLHHTQQRFSAWFSRFVERTYGPFLRRAITHRYLTIAIGFGIFAIVLAYPFSGRMGFILMPTVEADFAKASAALPFGSPPEEMIRVRDGLIRSVQEVIDQYPGQHITNGTFALVLENTIDVRAYLPDANHRPLSTSELTTLWREHTPDFPGVEYLRFEADSGGPGRGAGISVELSHRNIDMLDKASTDLADRLAEFGSVKDVDDGYSPGKPQLDFRIKEEARSLGLTAGDIARQARNAFYGSEALRQQRGRNEIKVLVRFPESERSSEYHVENLVIRTPAGPHVPLYQVATVEKGRAFREITRRDGHRTVTVTANVQPAKETNLVLNKLKSDVLPALLRDYPGLSYSFEGRQADMRDALQSFLYSSTLALILIYVLLAVPFRSYLQPAIVMTSIPFGLVGAVIGHMIMGYNISIISMMGIIALGGVVVNDSLIMIDYANTKRREGNNAFEAICQAGIRRFRPILLTTLTTFGGLGPMIFETSRQARFMIPMAISLGFGILFATAIMLVLIPCLYLVVEDVLGMFTATVNSPSPVQVPNEPEGIVAE